DNA sequence from the Streptomyces cinnabarinus genome:
GGCATAGCCGTTCGGTGCCCCGCTGATGCCGGAGGGCTGCGAGGTCCGCACCGCCGATGGCAAGATCAACCTGCTCGGGTCCGCGCGCGCAGTGACGCAACCGACGAGAAGGGTGGTGCCCGGTGAGTTTCCCCAGCGGGGACTTCGGCGAGGAGGCCGATGACGTACGCCGTTTCTGGCGTGGACTCGGTCTTCCCGGACTGATCGACGTCCACACCCACTTCATGCCCGAGAGTGTCCTGCACAAGGTCTGGAACTACTTCGACACCAGCGGGCCGCTGGTCGGCGGGCTGAAGTGGCCGATCGCCTATCGCAAGCAGGAGGCGGAGCGGACCGAGCTGCTGCGAGCGTTCGGGGTGCGGGCCTTCACCTCGATGCTCTACCCCCACAAGCCCGGCATGGCCAGATGGCTGAACGAATGGGCGGCCGACTTCGCCCGCCGCACGCCCGACTGCCTGCACACCGCCACCCTCTACCCCGAGCCGGACGTCGAGACCTACGTCCGCGAGGCCGTCGAAGCGGGGGCACGAGTGTTCAAGGCCCACGTACAGGTCGGAGCGTACGACCCGGCCGATGAGCGTCTCCAGCGGGCGTGGGGGTTGCTCGCCGAGGCCGGTGTCCCCGTGGTGGTGCACTGCGGCTCCGGGCCCGCGCCCGGCAAGCACACCGGCTCCGAGCCCATCGCCAGGGTGCTGGCACGCAACCCGAGACTGCGGCTGATCGTCGCCCACATGGGCATGCCCGAGTACGTGGAGTTCCTCGACCTCGCCGACCGCTACGACCAGGTGCGCCTCGACACCACCATGGCGTTCACCGACTTCACGGAAGGCTTCATGCCCTTCCCCCGCCAGGACCTGCCCCGCCTCACCGACCTGGGCGACCGCATCCTGCTCGGCTCCGATTTTCCCAACACGCCTTATCCCTACCTGCACCAACTCCACTCCCTGGAGCGCCTGGACCTGGGAGGCGACTGGCTGCGCGCGGTGTGTCACGACAACGCGGCGCGGCTGTTCGGGCTATGACAGCCCCTTGGTCAGCGGCTCGCGCACAGGAGGGCTTGCGGCAAATCCCCAGCGGTGCCGCAGAAT
Encoded proteins:
- a CDS encoding amidohydrolase family protein produces the protein MSFPSGDFGEEADDVRRFWRGLGLPGLIDVHTHFMPESVLHKVWNYFDTSGPLVGGLKWPIAYRKQEAERTELLRAFGVRAFTSMLYPHKPGMARWLNEWAADFARRTPDCLHTATLYPEPDVETYVREAVEAGARVFKAHVQVGAYDPADERLQRAWGLLAEAGVPVVVHCGSGPAPGKHTGSEPIARVLARNPRLRLIVAHMGMPEYVEFLDLADRYDQVRLDTTMAFTDFTEGFMPFPRQDLPRLTDLGDRILLGSDFPNTPYPYLHQLHSLERLDLGGDWLRAVCHDNAARLFGL